The following are from one region of the Treponema denticola genome:
- a CDS encoding diguanylate cyclase, which produces MKILNNRYRIINELPVELKTNTGFLVHDLGSDNKKQLELRLIYASDLDEAFMQFIREKFLLIKQLKESVHIKNHDFTRLISIDNKIIDEEIYLYTIEYIEKKEPILDFLLNATTKDIFELFAAILKELNYLLTYGIVYNNFDLTNIYVIKNNEQILIKAKDLITEKNQYPEQIKLLSNEEIHTFTYNHDILKTIILSLLFKKSIIKNHERYFQELQHIESDQLNDESKKHLYKCFLKIYNKINTRKLKKEPYPFYEIISDINYSINTDYNISTPISIIKNYQFPINREKEKNEIFSVFKQTKTSKTENKNILITGPFGIGKTYFLSEIYFLLLLEKVDVYYITNLSNIDDINFILHLIKSLFLKNSLIQQNHEKKLTSIIDALKSEIEINEDIQRIKALKYRLINLITDLILENSLSRPIVFIIDDIHLISEFITKAILYLTIENSDKKNIILIQSANESLINNNENAKKLIKTLSNQTSIKKINLQSLSEAETETLIRNTINIRNIPEILLKKIYSNTGGNPLFINEALKELTVSGELEKDQSMELCKLSDSLSNPSIPIPISINIQQSVRKQIKNLDKDELTFLKNLCIFQTSFKAESLPKILNVTDSEVTKYIPKLLEQNIIKKTTKQNANEYSIINKILQKTLYDELDHAYRLQIHKKIIQRIKTKKTVNINELIWHAEKSGLFEEAVNYCIKYKDNIKKQCTHLAYIEIFEKVYLFVQNTDKNSKLDILLILAESYLENEDMIGCRKKIAIAEKIISNFNSNKIATAQVHIIKIIQAIQSKAKAKQIAKSLAIAEKITAEANDTYTQLLLDKAKVEFLQYTKKYTEAADEAKKIILKCGNSKEFKSLKIKALLNLSTNLFYSGDHKEAERTYLETLKNAKKIGNTNIEDIVCNNLAVIQEHVYKNFEASIVYYNRILKNNASGNSATEILTLLNLSISYLHLYDYEKAYEACNQAIKKIIQNFDTNEIFFAHTILYEIYLSLCMYDKVDESESEISKILKNKSIHKDPIDISIFEQTRSSFYYAMGHFEADIKILEKHIQGEKDIKEILEIFLSLCMTLNKIAQGKINSIEKLEKEILAIASTQAFLENIYLLFYELVYLIRKIIIFRSDIDFKKIVKVILDINCHSNQPLIKAPLLFLEAYIDPGNSEKKLIEALNLLGNKYMTDLSIDINIKLGLIHLRKNNINMAMINFVEAQKLINIFIKKIPLKFKASYFNSHHYGLPSLIIDDYINRKIKPEYTKFKEVLSYKQIAKLLSKNAVEKLKNNPAFIFNIISQTKQSGIFKNKSIDDIIEKFSDDFLQNINNLLNFTALNLLANAADVFITTTNDKIESLFNFGQNETIEKIARLIESSTYNTVNIKTESEISSHLVVPINSYNHQTGNTVTGYLVFVSNKEINNFGNFGIRFCLNIENIFSFLIESYKVQQEAATDKLTSALTKKYTENALTDILRVSKISNNSFSILMYDLDKFKKINDTFGHQMGDTVLKATAKTALGVLKKGQILGRIGGEEFVILLPNTEKKQALIIAEKIRKQVEALHFDNPAIRITISMGIAVFPTDGTAEKDLLSKVDQALYAAKNWGRNQTVVWEEDLESIKKKADRLAGILTGNTINDTKNILSFIDTASLIRHSISKTQRLEICLEKIIDSTGADSGIFICPVKEKMSKRIFKYKPVSKPEFPVNRDFIIEVMSEKKELCKIDWENISGRSAITGIPNWNSTILVPVILKDEIKAIIYLVVEIRKRKFGTEEVNLASLFAGLIAPFF; this is translated from the coding sequence ATGAAAATATTAAATAACAGATATAGAATTATTAACGAGCTCCCGGTAGAATTAAAAACTAATACAGGATTTTTGGTCCATGATTTAGGTTCCGATAACAAAAAACAACTTGAATTAAGACTGATATATGCTTCAGACTTAGATGAAGCCTTTATGCAATTTATTAGAGAAAAATTTCTTCTTATCAAACAATTAAAAGAAAGCGTTCATATAAAAAATCATGATTTTACACGGTTAATAAGTATAGACAATAAAATAATAGATGAGGAAATATACTTATACACAATAGAGTATATAGAAAAAAAAGAACCCATATTAGATTTTTTACTTAATGCCACAACAAAAGATATCTTCGAATTATTTGCAGCAATACTTAAAGAGTTAAACTATTTACTAACATACGGAATAGTATATAATAACTTTGATCTAACCAATATATATGTGATAAAAAATAACGAGCAAATTCTTATAAAGGCAAAAGACCTTATCACCGAAAAAAATCAATACCCAGAGCAGATAAAACTTTTATCAAATGAAGAGATTCACACATTTACTTATAATCACGATATCTTAAAAACAATCATTTTATCTTTGCTCTTTAAAAAAAGCATAATAAAAAATCATGAAAGATATTTTCAAGAACTGCAACATATTGAAAGCGACCAGTTAAATGACGAAAGCAAAAAACACCTTTACAAATGTTTTTTAAAAATATATAACAAAATTAATACGCGAAAACTCAAAAAAGAACCTTATCCCTTTTATGAAATAATATCGGATATTAATTACAGCATAAATACCGATTACAATATCTCAACCCCGATAAGCATTATAAAAAATTATCAATTTCCCATAAATAGAGAAAAAGAAAAAAACGAGATTTTTTCCGTATTTAAACAAACAAAAACGTCTAAAACCGAAAATAAAAATATATTAATCACAGGGCCCTTCGGTATTGGGAAGACCTATTTCTTATCAGAGATATATTTTTTGCTATTACTTGAAAAAGTGGACGTTTATTATATTACTAACCTGAGTAATATAGACGATATTAACTTTATTCTGCATCTCATTAAAAGTTTATTTTTAAAAAATTCTTTAATTCAACAAAATCATGAAAAAAAACTGACCAGTATTATTGATGCTTTAAAATCCGAAATAGAAATCAATGAAGATATACAACGAATAAAAGCACTTAAATATAGGCTTATAAACTTAATAACGGACCTAATACTGGAAAACTCATTATCACGGCCTATAGTTTTTATAATTGATGATATACATTTGATAAGTGAATTTATAACAAAAGCAATATTGTACTTAACAATAGAAAATTCCGATAAAAAAAACATAATACTGATACAATCTGCCAATGAAAGTCTAATTAACAATAATGAAAATGCAAAAAAACTTATTAAAACATTATCGAATCAAACGTCTATAAAAAAAATAAACCTTCAAAGCTTATCTGAAGCGGAAACCGAAACTTTAATACGAAATACGATAAATATAAGAAACATCCCGGAAATATTATTAAAAAAAATATATTCAAATACCGGCGGTAACCCCTTATTTATTAATGAAGCACTAAAAGAACTTACTGTTTCGGGAGAGCTGGAAAAAGACCAATCAATGGAGCTATGTAAACTTTCAGACAGCTTGTCTAACCCTTCTATTCCGATACCGATATCTATCAATATACAGCAGTCGGTAAGAAAGCAGATAAAAAATCTGGATAAAGATGAATTAACTTTTTTAAAAAACCTATGTATATTTCAAACAAGCTTTAAAGCTGAAAGTTTACCAAAGATACTGAATGTAACAGACTCTGAAGTTACAAAATATATACCAAAACTATTAGAGCAAAACATCATAAAAAAAACGACAAAGCAGAATGCAAATGAGTATTCAATCATAAATAAAATCTTACAAAAAACGTTGTATGATGAGCTTGATCATGCTTATAGGCTGCAAATACATAAAAAAATTATACAAAGAATAAAAACAAAAAAAACAGTAAATATTAATGAGTTGATCTGGCATGCAGAAAAATCGGGATTATTTGAAGAAGCGGTTAATTATTGCATAAAATATAAAGACAATATAAAAAAGCAATGTACTCATCTAGCCTATATAGAGATATTTGAAAAAGTCTATTTGTTTGTCCAAAATACAGACAAAAACAGTAAACTTGATATACTCCTTATTCTTGCAGAATCATATTTAGAAAATGAAGATATGATAGGATGCAGAAAAAAAATAGCAATAGCCGAAAAAATAATTAGCAACTTCAATTCAAACAAAATAGCGACAGCACAAGTTCATATAATAAAAATAATTCAAGCAATTCAATCTAAAGCAAAAGCTAAACAAATAGCTAAATCATTAGCTATAGCCGAAAAAATTACGGCCGAGGCAAATGATACTTATACTCAATTATTGCTTGATAAAGCGAAGGTAGAATTTTTACAATACACTAAAAAATACACTGAAGCTGCCGATGAAGCAAAAAAAATTATATTAAAGTGCGGTAATTCAAAAGAATTTAAATCACTTAAAATAAAAGCACTATTGAATTTGAGTACAAACCTTTTTTATTCAGGAGATCACAAAGAGGCAGAAAGAACTTATTTGGAAACTCTTAAAAATGCAAAAAAAATAGGCAATACAAATATTGAAGATATTGTCTGCAACAACTTGGCTGTAATTCAAGAACACGTATACAAAAACTTTGAGGCATCAATAGTATATTATAACAGAATTTTAAAAAATAATGCATCGGGCAACTCTGCTACGGAAATCCTTACATTACTTAATTTAAGTATCTCATATTTACACTTATATGATTATGAAAAAGCCTATGAGGCTTGCAATCAAGCTATAAAAAAAATAATACAAAATTTTGATACAAACGAAATATTTTTTGCTCACACTATTCTTTATGAAATTTATCTGTCATTATGTATGTATGACAAAGTGGATGAATCCGAATCGGAAATATCGAAAATACTTAAAAACAAAAGCATACACAAGGATCCGATTGATATAAGTATTTTTGAACAAACAAGGAGCAGTTTTTACTATGCCATGGGGCATTTTGAAGCTGACATCAAAATTTTGGAGAAGCATATACAAGGGGAAAAAGATATTAAAGAGATTTTAGAAATATTTTTATCACTGTGTATGACTTTAAATAAAATTGCACAAGGTAAAATAAATTCTATTGAAAAACTCGAAAAAGAAATCTTGGCAATAGCCTCGACGCAAGCCTTTTTAGAAAATATATATCTTTTGTTTTATGAGTTAGTCTACCTTATAAGAAAAATTATAATATTCCGCTCTGACATTGACTTTAAAAAAATAGTTAAAGTTATACTTGACATAAATTGCCACAGTAATCAACCTTTAATAAAAGCACCTCTTTTATTTTTAGAAGCCTATATAGATCCCGGAAATTCGGAAAAAAAACTGATAGAGGCTTTGAATCTTCTTGGAAATAAATACATGACGGACTTAAGCATAGATATAAATATTAAACTAGGTCTAATACATCTGAGAAAAAATAATATTAACATGGCAATGATTAATTTTGTTGAGGCTCAGAAATTAATTAATATTTTTATAAAAAAAATACCGTTAAAATTCAAAGCAAGTTATTTTAATTCTCACCACTACGGATTACCTTCATTGATAATAGACGATTATATCAACAGAAAAATAAAACCTGAATATACAAAATTTAAAGAAGTACTATCCTATAAACAGATAGCAAAACTGTTATCCAAAAATGCTGTCGAAAAATTAAAAAATAATCCGGCTTTTATTTTTAATATTATATCACAAACAAAACAATCCGGTATATTTAAGAATAAGTCTATTGATGACATAATTGAAAAATTTTCAGATGATTTTTTACAAAATATAAATAACCTTCTAAATTTTACGGCTTTAAATTTACTTGCAAATGCGGCTGATGTATTTATTACAACAACCAATGATAAAATCGAATCCTTATTTAATTTCGGTCAAAATGAAACTATAGAAAAAATTGCAAGATTAATAGAATCATCTACATACAATACGGTAAATATTAAGACAGAAAGCGAAATTTCCTCACACCTTGTTGTTCCGATAAATTCTTATAATCATCAAACAGGGAATACTGTAACCGGTTACTTGGTTTTTGTATCAAATAAAGAAATAAATAACTTCGGTAATTTTGGAATACGTTTCTGCCTAAACATTGAAAATATATTTTCATTTTTAATAGAAAGTTATAAGGTACAACAGGAGGCGGCTACAGATAAGCTGACATCGGCGTTAACAAAAAAATACACCGAAAATGCACTAACCGATATTTTAAGAGTTTCCAAAATAAGTAACAACTCGTTCAGCATCCTAATGTATGATCTGGATAAATTTAAAAAAATAAACGACACCTTCGGGCACCAGATGGGTGATACGGTTTTAAAAGCGACAGCTAAAACTGCATTGGGTGTATTAAAAAAAGGACAAATACTCGGGCGAATCGGCGGAGAAGAATTTGTTATTCTACTCCCTAATACGGAAAAAAAACAAGCTTTAATAATAGCAGAAAAAATCAGAAAACAGGTAGAAGCGTTGCATTTTGATAATCCGGCTATTAGGATAACTATCAGCATGGGTATAGCCGTGTTTCCCACAGACGGCACAGCAGAAAAAGATCTATTGTCAAAAGTAGATCAAGCCCTATATGCTGCAAAAAACTGGGGAAGGAATCAAACAGTCGTATGGGAAGAAGATCTTGAATCCATCAAAAAAAAGGCTGACAGGTTAGCCGGAATATTAACAGGAAATACCATAAACGATACAAAAAATATTCTAAGCTTTATCGATACGGCTTCACTCATACGGCATTCCATATCAAAAACACAAAGGCTCGAAATTTGTCTTGAAAAAATAATAGACAGTACAGGCGCCGATTCAGGAATCTTTATATGCCCTGTCAAGGAAAAGATGTCCAAAAGAATCTTTAAATATAAACCTGTTTCAAAGCCGGAATTTCCCGTAAATAGAGACTTTATAATCGAAGTTATGTCCGAAAAAAAAGAGCTATGCAAAATAGACTGGGAAAACATTTCGGGAAGAAGCGCTATAACGGGAATCCCCAACTGGAATTCTACCATTCTTGTACCTGTAATCCTAAAGGATGAAATAAAGGCTATAATCTATCTTGTAGTTGAAATCAGAAAAAGAAAGTTCGGAACGGAAGAGGTAAACTTAGCAAGTCTATTTGCCGGCTTAATTGCTCCATTCTTTTAA
- a CDS encoding C69 family dipeptidase, whose amino-acid sequence MNNVKSFSAHTDCTTVLVGKKASIDGSILIARNEDFHLAISPKIFVLEKAVNEANRIYKSKNTGVEIPLPAKAYRYTSVPQAYPNDKENQGVYGEAGINEKNVALSSTESVYGNAKVLAYDPLVKNGIAEDAINDIVLPFINSAREGVSYLGKLIEKYGSAEGNGILFADLDEIWYMEIPCGHHWVAVRIPDDCYAVAPNQVSIEEIDFKKPDYYMWSKGIKEFVNEHKLNPDREGFNFRHIFGTSNEKDRVYNTPRAWFAQKYLNPEIEQSPVSNDIPFIQKANRLISVEDVEYILSSHYNETEFDPIGIGNSEFNKTRFRGISLSRTAESHILQLRPKSPKGLEGIQWLALGTTAFVPYIPFFTNVLDTPTAYKRMTRMVSTDNAYWLFKLIGHFVEAHYSAFKDDNNAYLTEMQSYGRARVKEITDAAAKIPAKSLSEFLTEENRKTAEHVLKRTKEYLSDLMLESFKYSKLSFTMDKNL is encoded by the coding sequence ATGAATAATGTAAAATCTTTTTCGGCACACACCGACTGTACAACAGTGCTGGTAGGCAAAAAAGCCAGCATCGACGGCTCAATTCTCATTGCAAGAAATGAGGATTTTCACTTGGCAATAAGCCCCAAAATATTTGTTTTAGAAAAGGCGGTAAACGAAGCAAACCGCATTTATAAATCTAAAAACACAGGCGTGGAGATTCCCCTCCCTGCAAAGGCATACCGTTACACCTCCGTTCCGCAAGCCTATCCGAACGATAAGGAAAACCAAGGCGTTTACGGCGAAGCGGGAATCAACGAAAAAAACGTAGCCCTGAGCTCTACCGAAAGTGTCTACGGAAACGCTAAGGTACTTGCATATGACCCCTTGGTAAAAAACGGAATTGCAGAGGATGCAATCAACGACATAGTTCTCCCCTTTATAAACTCTGCAAGGGAGGGGGTAAGCTATTTGGGAAAACTCATCGAAAAATACGGTTCTGCCGAGGGTAACGGTATTTTGTTTGCCGACCTCGATGAGATTTGGTATATGGAAATTCCCTGCGGCCATCATTGGGTTGCCGTAAGAATTCCCGATGACTGCTATGCCGTAGCTCCAAATCAGGTTTCAATCGAAGAAATCGATTTTAAAAAACCTGATTATTATATGTGGTCAAAGGGTATCAAGGAATTTGTAAATGAGCATAAGCTGAATCCTGACAGGGAAGGTTTTAACTTTAGACATATCTTCGGAACATCAAACGAAAAAGACAGGGTTTACAACACTCCCAGAGCTTGGTTTGCTCAAAAATATCTTAATCCCGAAATAGAGCAATCTCCGGTATCCAACGATATTCCTTTTATCCAAAAAGCAAACCGCCTTATCTCGGTTGAAGATGTCGAATACATACTAAGCTCTCACTATAATGAAACGGAATTTGATCCTATCGGCATAGGCAATAGTGAGTTTAATAAAACACGCTTTAGAGGTATTTCGCTTTCACGTACAGCCGAATCCCATATTTTACAATTAAGGCCCAAATCTCCAAAAGGGCTTGAAGGAATACAGTGGCTGGCACTCGGGACAACAGCATTTGTTCCGTATATTCCGTTTTTTACAAATGTTTTGGATACTCCGACGGCCTATAAAAGAATGACCCGTATGGTTTCTACCGATAATGCTTACTGGTTATTTAAGCTAATCGGCCATTTTGTTGAAGCCCATTACTCCGCATTTAAGGATGATAATAATGCCTATCTTACCGAAATGCAAAGTTACGGAAGAGCCAGAGTAAAAGAGATTACCGACGCAGCGGCTAAAATACCTGCAAAATCTTTAAGCGAATTTTTAACTGAAGAAAACCGCAAAACAGCAGAGCATGTATTAAAAAGAACAAAAGAATATCTTTCCGATTTGATGTTGGAATCGTTTAAGTATTCAAAACTTTCATTTACAATGGATAAAAACCTTTAA
- a CDS encoding methyl-accepting chemotaxis protein — protein MKFKMHKSLLQCRNKTLRDLKNKEKKPIKFFAALCLFLSIGLSCFSEEIKRGILDLRNADFRSSPVLTLNGETGFYNNKLVFSKEDIEKAEVFIQCPMDWNKAVLSNGTKLSNLGSGTYTFKILLPKKAGKLTLKITSPVSAWAFFVDGEEVMRAGTPASSKENSKTGMQDILYDIPQDRTEIYIAIQVSNFAHSRGGIYHPVSIGTKEAIEKSILDKRFVDIFVFGFCIAIIFYHLALFIFHPKNKSLLFFIFFTLVVVLRNLVIGYVFKYIFPSASWELITKLDYFTFASVGFFIFTYFRSLYKDDTNAIIYKIISIEALAYFLFILVTPAYIYGKLITYHQIVILAEVCYAFYFVIRLLIKKRVGSIPIFVGVIFLIISSINDVLYSMMLSNVGNLLPFGFSGFLFAQAFCLAWRNYLETKKAEEVSSMLIASDKQKGLLFDEIKNTSGELKQHEITLAQNMDIAEDAMKKLSGYAESVRQEITVQDGELRGTQTATDSLNLFLENISQGIENQSMAVENTVLQIKELNNLTNDLSDKFKTINEGFALLSDASKTGKDNLAKVTAIIGNIYQSSEVLLEANQLITALAEQTNLLAMNAAIEAAHAGDAGKGFAVVADEIRKLAEGSATEADSTGKILSRINNTIRQSAEASGVLQKSFDDINQKVFDFQNILANISGFISDVSSQTEKMDSIMNTLLEEFTNVQKERDNISLTRSDISNSFKNLLNATEQVNSEISEMLNSIKTLDQAIVKTREVESQTGSSISKLNVLIRE, from the coding sequence ATGAAGTTCAAAATGCACAAATCCCTGCTGCAATGCAGGAACAAAACTCTTAGAGATTTAAAAAATAAAGAAAAAAAGCCGATAAAATTTTTTGCGGCTCTATGCCTTTTTTTATCGATAGGCTTATCATGTTTTTCTGAAGAAATAAAACGAGGTATTTTAGACCTACGAAATGCCGATTTTAGATCTTCACCTGTTTTAACATTAAACGGTGAAACGGGCTTTTATAATAATAAGCTCGTTTTTTCAAAAGAGGATATCGAAAAAGCCGAAGTATTTATTCAATGTCCTATGGACTGGAACAAAGCTGTTCTTTCAAATGGAACAAAGCTTTCAAATTTAGGAAGCGGGACGTATACATTTAAAATTTTATTGCCGAAAAAGGCCGGTAAGCTTACCCTCAAAATTACTTCTCCTGTTTCGGCCTGGGCATTTTTTGTTGACGGAGAGGAAGTTATGAGGGCGGGAACTCCTGCTTCTTCAAAAGAAAATTCAAAAACCGGCATGCAGGATATACTCTATGACATTCCGCAAGACCGTACAGAAATTTATATTGCAATTCAAGTTTCAAACTTTGCCCATTCACGCGGAGGAATTTATCATCCGGTCAGTATAGGTACTAAAGAAGCTATAGAGAAATCGATTTTAGACAAACGCTTTGTAGATATCTTTGTTTTTGGTTTCTGTATTGCAATAATCTTTTATCACTTGGCTCTTTTTATCTTTCATCCTAAAAATAAAAGTCTTTTGTTTTTTATATTTTTTACTTTAGTTGTTGTACTTAGAAATCTTGTGATAGGATACGTATTCAAGTATATCTTCCCTTCAGCCTCGTGGGAGCTCATCACAAAGTTGGATTATTTTACCTTTGCATCTGTAGGATTTTTTATATTCACATATTTTAGATCTCTTTATAAAGATGATACGAACGCTATTATCTATAAAATCATATCGATAGAAGCTCTTGCCTATTTTCTGTTTATCTTAGTTACACCTGCATACATTTACGGAAAATTGATTACATATCACCAAATAGTCATTCTTGCAGAGGTTTGTTATGCTTTTTATTTTGTGATAAGGCTTTTAATCAAGAAGAGGGTAGGGAGTATTCCGATTTTTGTCGGCGTTATATTTTTAATCATTTCATCTATAAATGATGTTCTTTACAGTATGATGCTTTCTAATGTAGGAAATCTCTTGCCGTTCGGATTTTCAGGATTTTTGTTCGCCCAAGCTTTTTGTCTTGCTTGGAGAAATTATCTTGAAACTAAAAAAGCTGAAGAAGTCAGCTCTATGCTTATTGCTTCGGATAAGCAAAAAGGTTTGTTATTTGATGAGATAAAGAATACAAGCGGAGAACTAAAACAGCATGAAATTACCTTAGCGCAAAATATGGACATAGCTGAAGATGCAATGAAAAAACTTTCAGGATATGCCGAGTCTGTAAGACAAGAAATTACGGTACAAGATGGAGAATTAAGAGGAACTCAAACCGCTACAGACAGTCTTAATTTATTTTTGGAAAATATTTCGCAAGGAATTGAAAATCAATCGATGGCTGTAGAAAATACGGTTTTACAAATAAAAGAGCTTAATAATTTAACGAATGATTTATCCGATAAATTTAAGACTATAAATGAAGGTTTTGCTTTGCTTTCAGATGCCAGCAAAACAGGCAAGGATAATTTGGCAAAAGTTACTGCAATTATAGGGAATATTTACCAAAGCTCCGAGGTTCTTCTTGAAGCTAACCAGCTAATTACCGCCTTAGCAGAACAAACCAACCTTTTAGCAATGAATGCCGCTATAGAAGCAGCTCATGCAGGCGATGCGGGTAAGGGCTTTGCGGTTGTTGCCGATGAGATAAGAAAACTTGCAGAAGGCTCCGCAACGGAGGCGGATTCTACCGGCAAGATATTAAGCCGAATAAATAATACAATCCGGCAGTCGGCAGAGGCCTCCGGAGTACTTCAAAAAAGTTTTGACGATATAAATCAAAAAGTTTTTGATTTTCAAAATATTTTAGCTAATATTTCAGGTTTTATTTCAGATGTAAGCTCTCAAACGGAAAAGATGGATTCGATTATGAACACTCTTTTAGAAGAGTTTACCAATGTACAAAAAGAAAGGGATAATATCAGCCTAACGCGTTCGGATATTTCAAACAGCTTTAAGAACCTTTTAAATGCAACGGAGCAAGTTAATTCTGAAATTTCAGAGATGTTGAACAGTATTAAAACCTTGGATCAGGCTATTGTAAAAACCAGAGAGGTAGAATCTCAAACAGGTTCTTCAATATCCAAGTTAAATGTTCTAATTAGAGAATAA
- the dnaX gene encoding DNA polymerase III subunit gamma/tau, translating into MEYQVTATRRRPQRFEDLLGQEFVAATLQKSIEAGKIAHAYLFSGPRGCGKTSSARILAKVLNCAEGPRPTPCGHCTSCEEITAGSCLDVIEIDGASNTSVNDVRQIKDEILFPPNSNRYKIYIIDEVHMLSTSAFNALLKTIEEPPPYVVFIFATTEIHKVPATIKSRCQQFNFKLVSIEILKQALADAAAELGIRADDEALYWIAREATGSVRDAYTLFDQVAAFSDGHITFEKIHEKLGLTGVDSINKLMSACVAKNGQEALSILDGILQGGISVEQVVSDCADYFRSLLLVKHGITKEALIGQRADRFPQDILQGWEAVQIERALSIMLQLFKDLRFSIDQRYELELAVSRLSWLGDYVSPADLKTAFDAAKSLISSRRTDVETARPLPHREESRTKESPRPFDNAGSLTEQFKAVLRRDNKLDGFTEKKNEEKQPVSNNVSSDNVSFEKKDEAQETVLQTVRSVENAFNNVEELKEPLIEALLEKSGILSSAVGQSKDWILKEDSLTLFARSSFDYTLIQKQKDTVIDSIFEITGKKIKLILKEYIPPQPENKVEETVKEPEKIRTITDVFMGKIVECKNLISETEEGEENEVQNAQIPAAMQEQNS; encoded by the coding sequence ATGGAATATCAAGTAACAGCGACACGGAGGCGGCCTCAGCGTTTTGAAGATTTGCTGGGCCAGGAATTCGTTGCCGCAACATTGCAAAAATCGATTGAGGCAGGTAAGATTGCCCATGCCTATCTTTTTTCGGGTCCGAGGGGATGCGGAAAGACAAGTTCGGCCAGGATTTTGGCCAAGGTGCTCAACTGTGCCGAGGGACCTAGGCCTACGCCTTGTGGCCATTGTACCTCTTGTGAGGAAATTACTGCCGGTTCGTGTTTGGATGTAATCGAAATTGACGGTGCTTCAAATACGAGTGTAAATGATGTAAGACAGATAAAAGATGAGATTTTATTTCCTCCGAATTCGAACAGGTATAAAATTTATATAATTGATGAAGTTCACATGCTTTCGACAAGTGCCTTTAATGCCCTATTAAAGACGATAGAGGAGCCGCCTCCTTATGTCGTGTTTATTTTTGCTACCACAGAAATTCATAAGGTTCCTGCGACAATTAAAAGCCGCTGTCAGCAGTTCAATTTTAAGCTCGTATCGATAGAGATACTAAAGCAAGCCTTGGCAGATGCCGCTGCAGAGCTGGGGATAAGGGCAGATGATGAGGCCCTTTATTGGATTGCCCGCGAAGCAACCGGAAGCGTAAGAGATGCTTACACTCTTTTTGACCAAGTTGCAGCCTTTTCGGACGGGCATATAACATTTGAAAAGATACACGAAAAGCTCGGCCTTACGGGTGTCGATTCAATCAATAAGCTTATGTCGGCCTGTGTTGCAAAAAACGGTCAAGAAGCCCTGTCTATCTTGGACGGAATTTTGCAGGGAGGAATCTCGGTCGAGCAGGTAGTTTCGGATTGTGCGGATTATTTTAGAAGCCTTTTACTTGTAAAGCACGGTATTACAAAGGAAGCTCTTATCGGGCAAAGAGCCGACCGCTTTCCTCAGGATATCCTGCAGGGCTGGGAGGCAGTGCAAATAGAACGAGCCCTAAGTATAATGCTCCAACTTTTTAAGGACCTAAGGTTTTCTATTGATCAAAGATATGAATTGGAGCTTGCCGTTTCGCGTCTTTCTTGGCTTGGCGATTATGTCTCACCTGCCGATTTAAAAACTGCCTTTGATGCAGCTAAGAGCCTTATTTCAAGCCGAAGGACGGATGTTGAAACAGCAAGACCTCTTCCTCATCGCGAGGAAAGTCGGACTAAGGAGTCTCCGCGCCCTTTTGACAATGCGGGCAGTTTGACCGAACAATTTAAGGCCGTTTTAAGACGGGACAATAAATTGGACGGGTTTACCGAAAAAAAAAATGAAGAGAAACAGCCGGTTTCAAATAATGTGTCTTCAGATAATGTTTCTTTTGAAAAAAAAGATGAGGCACAAGAAACCGTACTTCAGACTGTCCGCAGTGTAGAGAATGCTTTTAATAATGTAGAGGAGTTAAAAGAACCTTTAATTGAAGCTCTTTTAGAAAAGAGCGGGATATTGTCTTCTGCTGTAGGTCAAAGTAAGGATTGGATTTTAAAAGAAGACAGTCTTACACTTTTTGCCCGCAGCTCGTTTGACTATACGCTGATTCAAAAACAAAAGGATACGGTTATCGACTCTATTTTTGAAATTACAGGAAAAAAAATTAAATTAATTTTAAAAGAATATATTCCGCCTCAACCGGAAAATAAAGTTGAGGAGACGGTTAAGGAACCGGAAAAAATCCGTACCATAACTGATGTGTTTATGGGAAAAATAGTTGAGTGTAAAAATTTGATATCGGAAACTGAAGAAGGGGAAGAAAATGAAGTTCAAAATGCACAAATCCCTGCTGCAATGCAGGAACAAAACTCTTAG